A stretch of Brienomyrus brachyistius isolate T26 unplaced genomic scaffold, BBRACH_0.4 scaffold84, whole genome shotgun sequence DNA encodes these proteins:
- the LOC125727000 gene encoding uncharacterized protein LOC125727000 translates to MMARKRMLKAVDWTDDDYWAAWDKWHEVIDWEDDTEECSPERPPSDQAQRNTSSTPGEQRKEECSPPTPTPNNMETCIEANTCHVEVVDLNRGTIRIQLPKHCQDQLQIEALLLDICQVELQNLNHSEIQFEIEELDIGEVVVDGTQDGATSTFEVEIVDIKVEVADKEWEHKVKVESPPTLFCEATVEEVALDDPDTGKVVVSACGTVVNVPLPTTCGRRKRKKKKRRRN, encoded by the exons ATGATGGCACG CAAGCGAATGCTGAAAGCTGTGGATTGGACCGATGATGActactgggcagcctgggacaagtggcaTGAAGTCATTGACTGGGAAGATGACACTGAGGAGTGCTCCCCAGAAAGACCGCCTTCTGACCAGGCTCAACGTAACACCTCCTCAACCCCTGGAGAGCAAAGGAAAGAGGAGTGCTCCCCACCAACTCCAACCCCTAACAACATGGAGACATGCATTGAGGCCAATACATGTCACGTAGAAGTTGTTGACCTGAACAGAGGGACCATACGCATACAGCTTCCAAAACACTGTCAGGACCAGCTTCAAATTGAAGCTCTACTGCTTGACATTTGCCAGGTGGAGCTTCAGAATCTAAATCACTCTGAGATTCAATTTGAGATTGAGGAGCTGGACATTGGGGAAGTGGTAGTGGACGGTACCCAAGATGGAGCAACTTCCACTTTTGAAGTGGAAATAGTGGACATAAAGGTGGAAGTTGCTGACAAAGAATGGGAACACAAagtgaaagtggaaagtccacCAACTTTGTTTTGTGAAGCAACAGTAGAAGAAGTGGCACTTGATGATCCGGACACAGGCAAGGTGGTGGTGTCAGCCTGTGGAACTGTGGTGAATGTGCCCCTGCCAACGACCTGTGGCAGaaggaagaggaagaagaagaagagaagGCGTAATTAG